In Sphaerospermopsis torques-reginae ITEP-024, the genomic window TGATCATTTACCCTTTTTATGACAAAGGTGGTATTGATAAAGGACTATTCTGGCAAATTTTAGCTAGTTTGCAACGGGTAGCTATCAGTTACACTTTAGCTGCTGTTGTGGGTATTGCTTTAGGGGTGTTAATTGGTATTAACAAAACCATGTCTAAGGCTTTAGATCCCCTGTTCCAACTATTAAGAACAGTACCGCCTTTAGCTTGGGTTCCTATTTCTTTGGCGGCTTTAAGACAAAATGAACCAGCCGCATTATTCGTAATTTTCATCACTTCAATTTGGCCAATTTTGATTAACACAGCAGTAGGTGTGAAAGAAATTCCCAATGATTACAATAACGTTGCTAAAGTTCTGCAACTTTCTCAAAAAGAATACTTTATTAACATCTTAATTCCTGCGGCTTTACCTTACATTTTCACAGGTTTAAGAATTGCCATCGGTTTGGCTTGGTTAGCAATTATTGCGGCAGAAATCGTCATGTCCGGTATTGTTGGTATCGGGTTCTTTATCTGGGACGCTTATCAAAATAACAACGTCAGTGAAGTTATTTTGGCGCTAGTTTATATCGGTGTTGTCGGTTTATTGCTTGATAAATTCATGGCATGGTTACAAAACCGCATTTTACCAGAACAAAAATAATTTTTAGCTATCAGCAGTCAGCTATAAGCAGTCAGCGTTCAGCAAATAAATTAGGTAATTGTTAATTATCTATTACCAATTACCAATTACCAATTACCAATTACCAATTACCCATTACCCATTACCAAAACTATGTCAGTATTTGTTGCTGTAGATCAAATTGATAAGGTCTTTGAATTAACCGGCGGCGGTCAATATATCGCTCTTAAAGGCATTAATTTAGAAATTAAAAAGGGTGAATTTATTTCATTAATCGGTCACTCTGGTTGTGGAAAATCAACCCTTTTAAATATGATTGCTGGTTTAGATTTGCCCACAGAAGGTTTAGTAACTCTGGAAGGTCAAAGAATTAAAAAACCTGGTCCAGATAGAATGGTGGTATTTCAAAACTATTCTCTCTTACCTTGGCGCACAGTCAGAGAAAATATTGCTTTGGCGGTTAATTCTGTGTTAAATGGAATGCCAGAAGCGGAACGTAAAAAAATTGTCGAAAGACATATAGATATGGTGGGTTTACGTCCTCATGCTGATAAACAACCAGCAATGTTATCAGGAGGACAAAAACAACGGGTGGCGATCGCCCGCGCCTTGGCAATTCGTCCTAAACTATTATTATTAGATGAACCTTTTGGAGCATTAGACGCACTCACTCGCGGTAATTTGCAAGAACAATTAATGCAAATTTGTGAAGAAAACCAAGTTACCGCCGTAATGGTGACACATGACGTAGATGAAGCGGTTTTGTTATCTGATAGAATCGTCATGTTAACCAACGGACCAGAATCCAAAATTGGCGATATTTTAGAAGTAGATATTCCCCGTCCTCGTAAACGGATGCAAGTTGTAGAACATCCGAGTTACTACACCTTACGCAGTGAAATGATTTACTTCCTCAACCAACAGAAAAGAATTAAAAAATTACGTGCTAGAAAAACCCCAGCGATCGCCCGTCACGGTTTAGAAAAAGTAAATTTAGAAATTGGTTTTCTCCCTATTACAGCTTGCGCTCCCCTAGCAGTAGCTAAAGAAAAAGGTTTCTTTACTAAACATGGTTTAGATGAAGTTTCCTTAGTTAGAGAAAGTAACTGGCGCGGGGTTGTTGATGGTATTACCGGCGGTTATTTAGATGCTGCCCAAATGCCTTCAGGAATGCCGATGTGGTTATCATTGGGAGGTAATAAAAACCAACCTTTACCGATTGTCACATCCTTAACCATGACTCGCAATGGTAACGCCATTACCCTAGCGAAAAAGTTTTATGAACAGGGTGTACATAGTCTTTCTGACTTCCACAACTACCTCCTAAAAACCCGTGAACAAATGCACCGAATGGGAGTAGTACATCCGGCTTCCATGCACAATTTACTTTTGCGTTATTGGTTAGCAGCAGGAGGAATTGATCCTGATGTCGATGTAGAAATGAAAAATATTCCTCCAGCCCAAATGGTGGTAGATTTAAAAGGTGGAACAATTGACGGTTATTGCGTAGGAGAACCTTGGAATTATCGCGCCGCCGTTGAAGGTTCAGGTTTTACAATTGCTACAGATTTAGAAGTTTGGTTAGGACATCCTGCTAAAGTTTTAGGAGTCAGAGAAGACTGGGCAAATGCTTATCCAAATACCCATATTGCTTTAACCAAAGCATTGTTAGAAGCCTGTAAATATTGTGCTGATCCTAAAAATGTTCAGGAAGTGAGATCCATCTTAGCAAATCGGGAATATGTGAATACTGACATTGATTTTATTCAACTCGAAGATCCCAATGCTAATAGTTGCGATTTAGATCATCCCATGCGGGAATATGCCCATCATCAATTCTATGGTTCATCTGCTATTAATCGTCCTAGTAGAACTGAGCAAACTTGGATTATGACACAATTAGCAAGATGGGGTGAAACTCCTTTCCCCCGTAACTGGGTAGAAATTGTAGAAAGAGTTTGTCGTGTGGGTGTGTTTAGTACAGCAGCGAGGGAATTAGGTTTAGACATTAGTTACACCCGTCAACCTATTCAATTATTTGATGGTAAACCTTTCAATGCTGATGATCCTTTTGCTTATCTGAGCAGTTTAGAAATTAAACGCGATTTTTCTGTGGCGGAAGTTGTACTTGATACTCCCAGAAAGGTAGCAGCTTAAAGCTAAAAGCTATTCTCGTTCCCATACTCTGTATGGGAATGAATACAGTAAGGCTCTGCCTTACACAGCTATCAATGCAATACTGTTCGGTTAAGGATTTTTGTAGGTTGGGTTGAGGAACGAAACCCAACATTTACAAGGGTTTGTTGGGTTTCCACACGGTAAACCCAACCTACGTTATTTCGTTGTTTTGGGCTTAACCGAAAAGTATTGGCTATCAATGAGCGAGGCAGAGCCTCTTAATAGCGTTCCCAGTCTGAGACTAGGAACGAGACGGAATTGAATTGGTTTTTGAGACTTTACCAATTACCCATTACCAATTACCCATTACCAAAACTATGCAAAACCGTACTCTCACTTTTAACAACTCATCTCCTAAAACTCAAATGCAAGCATCTCCTAAAACCCGTAACCGTCAGCCATTTTTACAAATTCAAGATGTCACCAAAACCTACCCCACGAAAAAAGGACCCTTTACAGTTCTGGATGGAGTCAATTTAGAAGTTGATCAAGGTGAGTTTATTTGTGTCATCGGTCACTCTGGTTGTGGTAAGTCGACTTTATTAAATATGGTGTCTGG contains:
- the ntrB gene encoding nitrate ABC transporter permease — encoded protein: MTIAQKRPASSKLDNNFISNLQKQFPELIPPAIALAVFLGAWQLFAWTPGATLPGPIQVIQDTWILIIYPFYDKGGIDKGLFWQILASLQRVAISYTLAAVVGIALGVLIGINKTMSKALDPLFQLLRTVPPLAWVPISLAALRQNEPAALFVIFITSIWPILINTAVGVKEIPNDYNNVAKVLQLSQKEYFINILIPAALPYIFTGLRIAIGLAWLAIIAAEIVMSGIVGIGFFIWDAYQNNNVSEVILALVYIGVVGLLLDKFMAWLQNRILPEQK
- a CDS encoding ABC transporter ATP-binding/substrate-binding protein (This model describes the ATP binding subunits of ATP-binding cassette (ABC) transporters for nitrate transport, or for bicarbonate transport, in bacteria and archaea.); protein product: MSVFVAVDQIDKVFELTGGGQYIALKGINLEIKKGEFISLIGHSGCGKSTLLNMIAGLDLPTEGLVTLEGQRIKKPGPDRMVVFQNYSLLPWRTVRENIALAVNSVLNGMPEAERKKIVERHIDMVGLRPHADKQPAMLSGGQKQRVAIARALAIRPKLLLLDEPFGALDALTRGNLQEQLMQICEENQVTAVMVTHDVDEAVLLSDRIVMLTNGPESKIGDILEVDIPRPRKRMQVVEHPSYYTLRSEMIYFLNQQKRIKKLRARKTPAIARHGLEKVNLEIGFLPITACAPLAVAKEKGFFTKHGLDEVSLVRESNWRGVVDGITGGYLDAAQMPSGMPMWLSLGGNKNQPLPIVTSLTMTRNGNAITLAKKFYEQGVHSLSDFHNYLLKTREQMHRMGVVHPASMHNLLLRYWLAAGGIDPDVDVEMKNIPPAQMVVDLKGGTIDGYCVGEPWNYRAAVEGSGFTIATDLEVWLGHPAKVLGVREDWANAYPNTHIALTKALLEACKYCADPKNVQEVRSILANREYVNTDIDFIQLEDPNANSCDLDHPMREYAHHQFYGSSAINRPSRTEQTWIMTQLARWGETPFPRNWVEIVERVCRVGVFSTAARELGLDISYTRQPIQLFDGKPFNADDPFAYLSSLEIKRDFSVAEVVLDTPRKVAA